In the Oceanithermus desulfurans genome, one interval contains:
- the secA gene encoding preprotein translocase subunit SecA, which yields MLGLLKKLFDNNDREVQRYFRQVVEPTNALEAEVQKIDDLAAAYAEARQQHENGKPLDELLPWVFALARESARRFLGLRPYDVQLVGGAVLHDGRIAEMKTGEGKTLVATLPVALNALTGKGVHLVTVNDYLARRDAEWMRPVYHGLGLEVGVIQHDTPPPERRKAYLADITYVTNSELGFDYLRDNMSLSPDQLVLRHDHPLHYAIVDEVDSILIDEARTPLIISGPAEKATDLYYRMAEVALKLERGEKPEPGEKDKEPTGDYTIEEKQRHVQLTERGIERAEKLLGIPGLFSPENMEKAHMLIQAIRAKELYHRDQDYIVQDGQVIIVDEFTGRLMPGRRFGEGLHQAIEAKEGVKIERENQTLATITYQNFFRQYDKTAGMTGTAKTEEKEFQEIYGMDVIVVPTNRPVIRQDHADVVYRTEQGKFMSVVEEIAQRYEKGQPVLVGTINIDKSERLSAMLREPRYYLPRVEMRVNLLLKAVQKKSGPEWEKLKKALARPANLREKTLEEFAPLFQGAGGNLADAWEQLKLAVHTLEIIRKGIPHQVLNAKYHEKEAEIVAQAGRSGTITIATNMAGRGTDIKLGGNPEEIAKNILEKQGLDRYEWKVELFVKKLIQGEEDEARKLAAELEVPAETIEEIKKISEEAKIDEQRVKELGGLAIIGTERHESRRIDNQLRGRSGRQGDPGESRFYVSFDDELMRLFASDRVVSMLDRMGFDDSEPIEHKMVTGAIERAQKRVEDRNFGIRKQLLQFDDVMARQREVIYEQRRMVLLGKDEEVKEAALAMVEDTVAAVAENYLNPEIHKDDWDLDGLKLALVDIVPAFENYDFEALRGLEAPEAIDKVVEAAFGFYEEREQELSPQVMRAVERFVILSIVDSDWKEHLHNLDVLRQGIGLRSYAQKDPFQEYKFEATRLFNEMIAHIKSESAKFFFRLKVEAEPPKPQVYVPVPEKKPQPVKADAKAAAGKRGGKRQEPKKKIGRNDPCWCGSGKKYKHCHGKNA from the coding sequence ATGCTGGGTCTTCTCAAAAAACTCTTCGACAACAACGACCGCGAAGTGCAGCGCTACTTCCGCCAGGTCGTCGAGCCCACCAACGCCCTCGAGGCGGAGGTCCAGAAGATCGACGATCTGGCCGCCGCCTACGCCGAGGCCCGCCAGCAGCACGAAAACGGCAAGCCGCTCGACGAGCTGCTGCCCTGGGTCTTCGCGCTCGCCCGCGAGTCGGCGCGGCGTTTCCTGGGCCTGCGCCCCTACGACGTCCAGCTCGTCGGCGGCGCGGTGCTGCACGACGGCCGCATCGCCGAGATGAAGACGGGCGAGGGGAAGACCCTCGTGGCCACGCTGCCCGTGGCCCTCAACGCCCTCACCGGCAAGGGGGTGCACCTGGTCACGGTGAACGACTATCTGGCCCGGCGCGACGCCGAGTGGATGCGCCCCGTCTACCACGGGTTGGGGCTGGAGGTGGGGGTGATCCAGCACGACACCCCGCCGCCCGAGCGGCGCAAGGCCTACCTGGCCGACATCACTTACGTCACCAACTCCGAGCTCGGCTTCGACTACCTGCGCGACAACATGTCGCTCAGCCCCGACCAGCTGGTGCTGCGCCACGACCACCCGCTCCACTACGCCATCGTGGACGAGGTCGACTCGATCCTCATCGACGAGGCGCGCACCCCGCTGATCATCTCCGGTCCCGCCGAGAAGGCCACCGACCTCTACTACCGGATGGCCGAGGTGGCCCTCAAGCTCGAGCGCGGCGAGAAGCCCGAGCCGGGCGAGAAGGACAAGGAGCCCACGGGCGACTACACCATCGAGGAAAAGCAGCGCCACGTCCAGCTCACCGAACGCGGCATCGAGCGCGCCGAGAAGCTGCTCGGCATCCCCGGCCTCTTCAGCCCCGAGAACATGGAGAAGGCCCACATGCTCATCCAGGCGATTCGGGCCAAGGAGCTGTACCACCGCGATCAGGACTACATCGTCCAGGACGGCCAGGTCATCATCGTGGACGAGTTCACCGGCCGCCTGATGCCGGGCCGCCGCTTCGGCGAGGGGCTGCACCAGGCCATCGAGGCCAAGGAAGGCGTCAAGATCGAGCGCGAGAACCAGACGCTGGCCACGATCACCTACCAGAACTTCTTCCGCCAGTACGACAAGACCGCGGGCATGACCGGCACGGCCAAGACCGAGGAGAAGGAGTTTCAGGAGATCTACGGCATGGACGTCATCGTCGTGCCGACCAACCGCCCGGTCATCCGCCAGGACCACGCCGACGTGGTCTACCGCACCGAGCAGGGCAAGTTCATGTCCGTCGTCGAGGAGATCGCCCAGCGCTACGAGAAGGGTCAGCCGGTCCTCGTGGGCACGATCAACATCGACAAGTCCGAGCGCCTCTCGGCGATGCTGCGCGAGCCGCGCTACTACCTGCCGCGCGTGGAGATGCGCGTCAACCTGCTGCTCAAGGCGGTTCAGAAGAAGTCGGGGCCGGAGTGGGAGAAACTGAAGAAGGCCCTGGCGCGGCCCGCCAACCTGCGCGAGAAGACGCTCGAGGAATTCGCGCCCCTCTTCCAGGGCGCCGGAGGCAACCTGGCCGACGCCTGGGAGCAGTTGAAACTGGCGGTGCACACGCTCGAGATCATCCGCAAGGGGATTCCCCACCAGGTGCTCAACGCCAAGTACCACGAGAAGGAAGCCGAGATCGTGGCCCAGGCGGGCCGTTCGGGTACCATCACCATCGCCACCAACATGGCCGGGCGCGGCACCGACATCAAGCTTGGCGGCAACCCCGAGGAGATCGCCAAGAACATCCTCGAGAAGCAGGGCCTCGACCGCTACGAGTGGAAGGTCGAGCTCTTCGTCAAGAAGCTGATCCAGGGCGAAGAGGACGAGGCCAGGAAGCTCGCCGCCGAGCTCGAGGTCCCCGCCGAGACGATCGAGGAGATCAAGAAGATCAGCGAAGAGGCCAAGATCGACGAGCAGCGGGTCAAGGAGCTGGGCGGCCTCGCCATCATCGGTACCGAACGCCACGAGTCGCGCCGCATCGACAACCAGCTGCGCGGCCGTTCGGGCCGCCAGGGCGACCCGGGCGAGAGCCGCTTCTACGTCTCCTTTGACGACGAGCTGATGCGCCTCTTCGCCTCCGACCGCGTGGTGAGCATGCTCGACCGCATGGGCTTCGACGACTCCGAGCCGATCGAGCACAAGATGGTCACCGGCGCCATCGAGCGGGCGCAGAAGCGCGTCGAGGACCGCAACTTCGGCATCCGCAAGCAGCTCTTGCAGTTCGACGACGTGATGGCGCGCCAGCGCGAGGTCATCTACGAGCAGCGGCGCATGGTCCTCCTGGGCAAGGACGAGGAGGTCAAGGAGGCGGCGCTCGCCATGGTGGAGGACACCGTGGCCGCCGTGGCCGAGAACTACCTCAACCCCGAGATCCACAAGGACGACTGGGACCTCGACGGCCTGAAGCTCGCCCTGGTGGACATCGTGCCCGCCTTCGAGAACTACGACTTCGAGGCGCTGCGCGGGCTCGAGGCTCCCGAGGCGATCGACAAGGTGGTGGAGGCGGCGTTCGGCTTTTACGAGGAGCGCGAGCAGGAGCTGAGCCCCCAGGTCATGCGCGCGGTGGAGCGCTTCGTCATCCTCTCCATCGTCGACTCCGACTGGAAGGAGCACCTGCACAACCTCGACGTGCTGCGCCAGGGTATCGGCCTGCGCTCCTACGCCCAGAAGGACCCCTTCCAGGAGTACAAGTTCGAGGCGACCCGCCTCTTCAACGAGATGATCGCCCACATCAAGAGCGAGTCGGCCAAGTTCTTCTTCCGCCTCAAGGTGGAGGCCGAGCCGCCCAAGCCGCAGGTCTACGTCCCCGTGCCCGAAAAGAAACCCCAACCGGTCAAGGCCGACGCCAAGGCCGCGGCCGGCAAGCGCGGCGGCAAACGCCAGGAGCCCAAGAAGAAGATCGGGCGCAACGACCCCTGCTGGTGCGGCAGCGGCAAGAAGTACAAGCACTGCCACGGCAAGAACGCTTAG
- the ftsZ gene encoding cell division protein FtsZ → MQGATIKVIGLGGAGNNAVNRMIESGLHGVEFIAGNTDAQVLARSLADIRIQMGEKLTRGLGAGANPEIGEKAALETRDLIAEQLDGADLVFITAGMGGGTGTGSAPVVAEIAREIGALTLGVVTRPFHFEGPKRRRVAEEGIKRLRERVDAMVVVNNDRLLAAADSKKIALREAFLMADRVLYHGVKGISDVINAPGEINVDFADLRNMLNGAGQVLMGIGAGRGENRVQEAAQTAINSPLLDRTIEGARNVLLNVVGSEELTLAEAIEVAERVRDATGIEDVDVLYGITYDDRAADEMRIVLIASGFSEATVMPASAEGSSGAFDPNDLEIPAFIRYGDEGPGRL, encoded by the coding sequence ATGCAGGGTGCAACGATCAAAGTCATTGGTTTGGGAGGGGCCGGCAACAACGCCGTGAACCGGATGATCGAGTCCGGGCTGCACGGCGTCGAGTTCATCGCCGGAAACACGGACGCGCAGGTGCTGGCGCGCTCGCTCGCGGACATCCGCATCCAGATGGGCGAGAAGCTGACGCGCGGCCTGGGGGCCGGGGCCAACCCCGAGATCGGCGAGAAGGCGGCGCTGGAGACGCGCGACCTCATCGCCGAACAGCTCGACGGGGCCGACCTGGTCTTCATCACCGCCGGCATGGGGGGCGGCACCGGCACCGGCAGCGCTCCGGTGGTGGCGGAGATCGCGCGCGAGATCGGGGCGCTCACCCTCGGCGTCGTCACCCGCCCCTTCCACTTCGAGGGACCCAAGCGCCGCCGCGTCGCCGAGGAGGGCATCAAGCGGCTGCGTGAGCGCGTGGACGCCATGGTCGTGGTCAACAACGACCGCCTGCTGGCCGCCGCCGACAGCAAGAAGATCGCCCTGCGCGAGGCCTTCCTGATGGCCGACCGGGTGCTCTACCACGGGGTCAAGGGCATCTCCGACGTGATCAACGCCCCGGGTGAGATCAACGTCGACTTCGCCGACCTGCGCAACATGCTCAACGGCGCCGGCCAGGTCCTCATGGGCATCGGTGCCGGCCGCGGCGAGAACCGCGTCCAGGAAGCCGCCCAGACCGCGATCAACTCCCCCCTGCTCGACCGCACCATCGAGGGCGCGCGCAACGTCCTGCTCAACGTCGTGGGCTCGGAAGAGCTCACCCTGGCCGAGGCCATCGAGGTGGCCGAGCGCGTCCGCGACGCCACCGGCATCGAGGACGTGGACGTCCTCTACGGCATCACCTACGACGACCGTGCCGCCGACGAGATGCGCATCGTGCTGATCGCCTCGGGCTTTTCCGAGGCCACGGTGATGCCCGCGAGCGCCGAGGGCTCGAGCGGCGCCTTCGACCCCAACGACCTGGAGATCCCCGCCTTCATCCGCTACGGCGACGAAGGCCCCGGCCGGCTCTAG
- the ftsA gene encoding cell division protein FtsA — MSDRIIVGLDVGTTKVCTVIGEQSEDGILDIIGEGTVPSQGMKRGAVVNLDKTTEAIRASVKLAERVAGVPVERVFVGIAGPHIKSVTSHGLAAIRRGHSIGPADVERAVEQAKAYPFDGDYELIHALPLEYRVDGQEGIKDPLGMAGVRLEVDVHLVAAATGPLTNLRRAVEAAGLEIEGLVLQSYASGLAVLTPEDHESTVMLVDIGGSTTDVAVFQNGQLAHSSVIPLGGEQVTGDIAQLLKIPLEEAERIKKKYGAALVEMADPDLMLEINQDGNHVRDVPAPELAHYIRPRVREILLLARGAVDEQLGPLELTVHKVVLTGGSALLRGVEELAYQEFHLPVRLGRPEGLSGLADVVASPAHATAVGLVHFGSKSEPASVPARRTRREPARSEREREGKDAGIWEKIKGIFENFF, encoded by the coding sequence ATGAGCGATCGCATTATCGTTGGGTTGGACGTAGGGACCACCAAGGTCTGCACCGTTATAGGGGAACAGAGCGAGGACGGAATCCTCGACATCATCGGCGAGGGCACCGTCCCCTCGCAGGGTATGAAGCGCGGCGCAGTGGTCAACCTCGACAAGACCACCGAGGCCATCCGCGCCAGCGTCAAGCTGGCCGAACGCGTGGCCGGCGTGCCGGTGGAGCGCGTCTTCGTGGGCATCGCCGGCCCCCATATCAAGAGCGTGACCAGCCACGGGCTGGCGGCCATCCGCCGCGGCCACAGCATCGGCCCCGCCGACGTGGAGCGCGCCGTCGAGCAGGCCAAGGCCTACCCCTTCGACGGCGACTACGAACTGATCCACGCGCTGCCGCTGGAGTACCGCGTGGACGGCCAGGAAGGCATCAAGGACCCGCTCGGCATGGCCGGGGTGCGGCTCGAGGTGGACGTGCACCTGGTGGCCGCCGCCACCGGACCGCTCACCAACCTGCGCCGCGCCGTCGAGGCGGCGGGGCTCGAGATCGAGGGGCTGGTGCTCCAGTCCTACGCCTCCGGCCTCGCGGTGCTCACCCCCGAAGACCACGAGTCCACGGTCATGCTCGTCGACATCGGCGGCAGCACCACCGACGTCGCCGTCTTCCAGAACGGCCAGCTGGCGCATTCCTCGGTCATCCCCCTGGGGGGCGAGCAGGTGACCGGCGACATCGCCCAGCTGCTCAAGATCCCGCTCGAGGAAGCGGAGCGCATCAAGAAAAAGTACGGGGCGGCGCTCGTCGAGATGGCCGACCCCGACCTGATGCTCGAGATCAACCAGGACGGCAACCACGTGCGCGACGTGCCCGCGCCCGAGCTGGCCCACTACATCCGGCCGCGGGTACGCGAGATCCTGCTGCTCGCCCGGGGTGCGGTGGACGAGCAGCTGGGTCCGCTCGAGCTGACCGTGCACAAGGTCGTGCTCACGGGCGGCTCGGCGCTCTTGCGCGGGGTCGAGGAGCTCGCCTACCAGGAGTTCCACCTGCCCGTACGCCTGGGCCGCCCCGAAGGGCTTTCGGGCCTGGCCGACGTGGTCGCCTCGCCCGCCCACGCCACCGCGGTGGGGCTGGTGCACTTCGGCAGCAAGAGCGAACCGGCCAGCGTACCGGCACGGCGGACCCGCCGCGAACCCGCGCGCAGCGAACGCGAGCGCGAGGGCAAGGACGCGGGCATCTGGGAAAAAATCAAGGGGATCTTCGAAAACTTCTTCTAG
- a CDS encoding cell division protein FtsQ/DivIB: protein MSRLVLALLLGATLYVASLVAWPIERIEVVGIAHLERARVLEVADLYPGDPWLWATSGRLEALRNDPWVLEARLERPRVGAVRIVVRERVPVATLATPEGSVGLAADGTRLPGAEPTGPLIEGFGNDRTLEALQIASLLPTAERIAYNPAGFTVDWEGRHLWIRNLENLRVWLPRVNMIRGNDVAIYSWGVSIRR from the coding sequence GTGAGCCGGTTGGTGCTCGCCTTGCTGCTCGGCGCCACGCTCTACGTGGCCAGCCTGGTCGCCTGGCCCATCGAGCGGATCGAGGTGGTCGGCATCGCCCACCTCGAGCGCGCCCGGGTGCTCGAGGTCGCCGACCTCTACCCCGGCGATCCCTGGCTCTGGGCGACCTCGGGCAGGCTCGAAGCCCTGCGGAACGACCCCTGGGTGCTCGAGGCGCGGCTGGAGCGGCCGCGCGTGGGTGCGGTACGGATCGTGGTGCGCGAACGCGTACCGGTGGCCACGCTGGCGACCCCGGAAGGCTCCGTCGGTCTCGCGGCCGACGGCACCCGGCTGCCCGGCGCCGAACCCACCGGCCCGCTGATCGAGGGTTTCGGAAACGACCGCACCCTCGAGGCGCTGCAGATCGCCTCGCTCCTGCCCACGGCCGAGCGCATCGCCTACAACCCCGCGGGTTTTACCGTAGACTGGGAAGGAAGGCATCTTTGGATCCGCAACCTGGAAAACCTGCGGGTCTGGCTGCCGCGTGTGAACATGATACGGGGTAACGACGTAGCCATTTATTCCTGGGGGGTGAGCATCCGCCGATGA
- a CDS encoding UDP-N-acetylmuramate dehydrogenase: MKIERRNLAEFTTLAVGGPAEVWTVETPADLVEATAAPYRVLGNGSNLLVADGGVPERVIRLGGVFARGTLGRPRAGATDHLTPWIGAGVLLPGLVQEAARLGLSGLEPLLGIPASIGGAVRMNAGTRFGEMADVLEAVELFHDGAFRVLDPGELGFGYRTSRLPQGAIVTRVRLRLTPAPAAAIEARMAEVDAARKGQPKRKSAGCAFKNPPGDAAGRLIDAAGFKGLRVGGAMVSHEHGNFVVNTGGARAADVWKLVKRIQEELGLELEWEVWGELP; this comes from the coding sequence GTGAAGATCGAACGGCGCAACCTGGCCGAGTTCACCACCCTGGCCGTGGGCGGTCCGGCCGAGGTCTGGACGGTGGAGACGCCCGCGGACCTGGTGGAGGCCACGGCCGCTCCCTACCGCGTGCTGGGCAACGGCTCCAACCTGCTCGTCGCCGACGGCGGCGTGCCCGAGCGGGTGATCCGCCTGGGCGGCGTCTTCGCCCGCGGCACGCTGGGGCGGCCGCGGGCGGGCGCGACGGACCACCTCACGCCCTGGATCGGCGCCGGGGTGCTGCTGCCCGGCCTCGTGCAGGAAGCGGCCCGGCTCGGCCTCTCGGGTCTCGAGCCGCTCCTGGGCATCCCCGCGAGCATCGGCGGCGCGGTGCGCATGAACGCCGGCACCCGCTTCGGCGAAATGGCCGACGTACTCGAGGCCGTCGAGCTCTTCCACGACGGCGCCTTCCGCGTCCTCGACCCCGGCGAGCTGGGCTTCGGCTACCGCACGAGCCGCCTGCCCCAAGGGGCGATCGTGACCCGGGTGCGGCTGCGGCTCACCCCCGCGCCGGCGGCGGCCATCGAGGCCCGCATGGCCGAGGTGGACGCGGCGCGCAAGGGCCAGCCCAAGCGCAAGAGCGCCGGCTGCGCCTTCAAGAACCCGCCCGGCGACGCCGCCGGCCGCCTCATCGACGCGGCCGGGTTCAAGGGGCTGCGCGTGGGCGGGGCCATGGTCAGCCACGAGCACGGCAACTTCGTCGTCAACACCGGCGGGGCCCGTGCCGCGGACGTCTGGAAGCTGGTCAAACGCATCCAGGAAGAGCTGGGGCTCGAGTTAGAGTGGGAGGTATGGGGGGAGCTGCCGTGA
- the murC gene encoding UDP-N-acetylmuramate--L-alanine ligase has translation MKHVHFMGIGGVGISALAYVLHREGWKVSGCDAHPSELARRLGELGVEVRTGHDPAHLEGVDVLVASNAVPANHPERLAAARAGVPVMARMQVLAGILERGRSIGVSGTHGKTTTTSMIAHVFTELGTDPVVLVGAAVPSLGGNARWGAGRHRIAEVDESDPLFAEVAVDLAVLTNLEDDHVAAGAARQTYHADYASLRAAARSFAERAGRVLYNADWDELEALTQGLERVGYGFERGRYRAADLRLEAGGSRFVLTHDGDPLAEVELAVPGRHNVENAVAALAAAHLERLDPALAARALAGYKGAARRFQTTGHLRGAWVVDDYAHHPTEVRATLEAARATGRRVRVVFQPHRYLRTQQMWARFAEALRGADEVWVLDVYAASEEPIPGVSGALIADRLRELGHERARFAGWDEVRRTLAASAEAGDLILTMGAGDVWKLGRELVEGAR, from the coding sequence ATGAAGCACGTGCACTTCATGGGCATCGGCGGCGTGGGCATCAGCGCCCTAGCCTACGTGCTGCACCGCGAGGGCTGGAAGGTCTCGGGCTGCGACGCCCACCCCTCGGAGCTGGCGCGGCGCCTGGGCGAGCTGGGTGTCGAGGTACGCACCGGTCACGACCCCGCCCACCTCGAAGGTGTGGACGTGCTGGTGGCCTCGAACGCGGTGCCCGCGAACCACCCCGAGCGCCTGGCCGCGGCCCGTGCCGGCGTGCCGGTGATGGCGCGCATGCAGGTGCTCGCCGGCATCCTCGAGCGCGGCCGCTCGATCGGCGTCAGCGGCACCCACGGCAAGACGACGACGACCTCGATGATCGCCCACGTCTTCACCGAACTGGGCACCGACCCGGTGGTGCTCGTCGGCGCGGCCGTGCCCAGCCTGGGCGGCAACGCCCGCTGGGGCGCGGGCCGGCACCGCATCGCCGAGGTGGACGAGTCCGACCCCCTCTTCGCCGAAGTGGCCGTGGACCTGGCCGTGCTCACCAACCTGGAAGACGACCACGTGGCCGCGGGCGCCGCGCGCCAGACCTACCACGCCGACTACGCCAGCCTGCGGGCGGCGGCCCGCTCCTTCGCCGAACGCGCCGGCCGCGTGCTCTACAACGCCGACTGGGACGAGCTGGAAGCGCTCACGCAGGGGCTCGAGCGCGTCGGCTACGGCTTCGAGCGCGGCCGCTACCGCGCCGCAGACCTGCGGCTCGAGGCGGGCGGCAGCCGCTTCGTGCTGACCCACGACGGCGACCCGCTCGCCGAGGTGGAGCTCGCCGTCCCCGGCCGCCACAACGTCGAGAACGCCGTCGCCGCGCTGGCCGCGGCCCACCTGGAGAGGCTGGACCCCGCCCTGGCGGCGCGCGCCCTGGCCGGCTACAAGGGCGCGGCCCGCCGCTTCCAGACCACCGGCCACCTGCGCGGGGCCTGGGTCGTGGACGACTACGCCCACCACCCCACCGAGGTACGGGCCACCCTGGAGGCGGCCCGGGCCACCGGGAGGCGGGTGCGGGTCGTCTTCCAGCCCCACCGCTACCTGCGCACCCAGCAGATGTGGGCCCGCTTCGCCGAGGCGCTGCGGGGCGCCGACGAGGTCTGGGTCCTGGACGTCTACGCCGCCAGCGAGGAGCCCATCCCCGGGGTGAGCGGGGCGCTGATCGCCGACCGGCTGCGCGAGCTGGGGCACGAACGCGCCCGCTTCGCCGGCTGGGACGAGGTGCGGCGCACGCTGGCGGCGAGCGCCGAGGCGGGCGACCTGATCCTCACCATGGGCGCCGGCGACGTCTGGAAGCTGGGGCGCGAGCTCGTGGAGGGCGCGCGGTGA
- the murG gene encoding undecaprenyldiphospho-muramoylpentapeptide beta-N-acetylglucosaminyltransferase, with protein MKVVVTGGGSGGHIFPALAVALRLIELGHEVSYVGAEGGMETRIVPEAGMPFHALPAGKYNRSTLQPREAWKAVRGLMAARALLRRLRPRVVLSTGGFAGFPFAFAAENAGVPVVLLEQNATLGLANRWLAPRARRIALAMDVSLPRKLAFKALVTGMPVREERREARAAKEALGFDPERPLLLVMGGSQGSLALNRALPELLERYLGRWQVLHQTGERGLEAARERVRGLADYRTEAFVDAILAWSAADAAVTRAGATTLAEAAYHGVPLLAVPLPAGVDGGAQERNARFYATREAALAADQEKPGELAAQLERLLEDAELRARLREHLAELSPAGATERLAHLLLEVAE; from the coding sequence ATGAAGGTCGTGGTCACCGGCGGCGGCAGCGGCGGCCACATCTTCCCCGCCCTGGCCGTGGCGTTGCGCCTCATCGAGCTGGGCCACGAGGTGAGCTACGTGGGCGCCGAGGGGGGGATGGAGACCCGGATCGTGCCCGAGGCGGGCATGCCCTTCCATGCGCTGCCGGCCGGGAAGTACAACCGCAGCACCCTGCAGCCGCGCGAGGCCTGGAAGGCGGTGCGCGGCCTCATGGCCGCCCGCGCCCTACTGCGCCGCCTGCGCCCGCGGGTCGTGCTCAGCACCGGAGGCTTCGCGGGCTTCCCCTTCGCCTTCGCCGCCGAGAACGCCGGGGTGCCGGTGGTGCTGCTGGAACAAAACGCCACCCTGGGGCTGGCCAACCGCTGGCTCGCCCCCCGCGCCCGCCGCATCGCCCTGGCCATGGACGTGAGCCTGCCCCGCAAGCTCGCCTTCAAGGCCCTGGTTACGGGCATGCCGGTACGCGAGGAGCGCCGCGAGGCGCGCGCGGCCAAGGAGGCGTTGGGTTTCGACCCCGAACGGCCCCTGCTGCTCGTCATGGGCGGCAGCCAGGGCTCGCTGGCGCTCAACCGCGCCCTGCCGGAGCTGCTCGAGCGCTACCTGGGGCGCTGGCAGGTGCTGCACCAGACGGGGGAGCGCGGCCTCGAGGCGGCCCGCGAACGGGTGCGGGGCCTCGCGGACTACCGGACCGAGGCCTTCGTGGACGCGATCCTCGCCTGGTCGGCCGCCGACGCGGCCGTGACCCGCGCGGGGGCGACGACGCTGGCCGAGGCCGCCTACCACGGCGTGCCGCTGCTGGCCGTACCCCTGCCCGCGGGCGTCGACGGCGGCGCCCAGGAACGCAACGCCCGCTTCTACGCCACCCGCGAAGCGGCGCTGGCGGCCGATCAGGAGAAGCCGGGCGAACTCGCCGCACAGCTCGAGCGCCTGCTCGAAGACGCCGAGCTGCGCGCCCGGCTGCGCGAGCACCTCGCCGAGCTCTCCCCCGCCGGCGCCACCGAGCGCCTGGCGCACCTGCTCTTGGAGGTGGCCGAATGA
- a CDS encoding FtsW/RodA/SpoVE family cell cycle protein → MDRILILAQLLLMGFSVLGIAAGAPALMERHLLTLGVAFAGTLAAALVPPRWIIAQARWLYALGLVALVAVLVVGRGPAGQEEVRRWFQLGAFSLQPSEFMKIALVAYLASFFSRRGTDYPIIGPVVAIGLAAGLVAVEPDLGTALFLLFLAAFILIIIGVPFRRLIAIGLLVTLIVASIHGVFLNKFEYITDRVDAWRVMNLDPTLLERWEPDRAERIRNAIYQPERARLVLRAAGPLGHGPSAELPTNLPERQNDMIFAVITYAGGWIGAGMLLLAYGLVFARGMQIATRSTGALSVMALGLTGYLTGQALMNVAVTMAIVPVTGISMPMVSAGGSGLLAAGLAFGVLHASARRIDLPEVRA, encoded by the coding sequence GTGGACCGCATCCTGATCCTCGCCCAGCTCCTGCTCATGGGGTTCTCGGTGCTCGGCATCGCCGCCGGCGCCCCCGCGCTGATGGAGCGCCACCTGCTCACCCTGGGCGTCGCCTTCGCGGGCACCCTGGCGGCGGCGCTGGTGCCCCCGCGCTGGATCATCGCCCAGGCGCGCTGGCTCTACGCGCTCGGCCTCGTCGCCCTGGTGGCCGTGCTCGTCGTGGGCCGCGGCCCCGCGGGCCAGGAAGAGGTGCGCCGCTGGTTCCAGCTGGGGGCCTTCTCGCTGCAGCCCTCCGAGTTCATGAAGATCGCGCTGGTGGCCTACCTGGCCTCGTTCTTCAGCCGCCGCGGTACCGACTACCCGATCATCGGCCCGGTGGTGGCCATCGGCCTGGCCGCCGGCCTGGTCGCGGTCGAGCCCGACCTGGGCACGGCGCTCTTCCTGCTCTTCCTGGCGGCCTTCATCCTGATCATCATCGGCGTGCCCTTCCGCCGGCTGATCGCCATCGGCCTGCTGGTGACGCTGATCGTGGCCAGCATCCACGGCGTCTTCCTGAACAAGTTCGAGTACATCACCGACCGGGTCGACGCCTGGCGGGTCATGAACCTGGACCCGACGCTGCTCGAGCGCTGGGAGCCCGACCGCGCCGAGCGCATCCGGAACGCCATCTACCAGCCCGAGCGGGCGCGCCTCGTCCTGCGCGCCGCCGGACCCCTGGGGCACGGCCCCAGCGCCGAGTTGCCCACCAACCTGCCCGAGCGCCAGAACGACATGATCTTCGCCGTCATCACCTATGCGGGGGGCTGGATCGGCGCGGGGATGCTGCTCCTCGCCTACGGCCTCGTCTTCGCGCGCGGCATGCAGATCGCCACCCGCAGCACCGGCGCCCTGAGCGTGATGGCGCTGGGGCTTACGGGCTACCTGACGGGTCAGGCGCTGATGAACGTCGCGGTGACGATGGCCATCGTGCCGGTCACCGGCATCTCCATGCCCATGGTCAGCGCCGGCGGCAGCGGCCTGCTGGCGGCGGGCCTGGCCTTCGGGGTGCTGCACGCGAGCGCGCGGCGCATCGATCTGCCGGAGGTGCGCGCATGA